GCCGGTCGACGGCATTGACCGGAATACCCAGCCGGCGCGCGTCCGCTGCGACGCGGCGGTCAAGCTCCCCATCGCCGCTGGCGGCAAACACCATGACCGCACCGTCAAGTTGTGAGACATCGTAGGCCGCCGCGATATGGCTGGCACCGGACTGGGCGATGAAGGCAAGCAGATCCGGTTCGGCATTTTGGGCGATGATGCGCAGGACCGCGCTCGACTGTCCGATCAGCCGCGCCTTGGCCAGCGCCTGATCACCGCCGCCGACAACGGCCACAGCTTCACCCTCGACCCGCACGAAGACGGGAAAGGCGTTGAGCTTGGCATCGACCTGCGGCATGTGAAACGCAATCCAGGAACAGTGTCGCGGTTTTACGCCCGGGCGCGAAAAACCAGAAGCAAAGCACTCGCGCATCCGGTGATGGCAGGCAATCGCTTTTCCGCAACGGCGAAAGGCAGGAGAAAAATATTCCGCACGGTGGGCGTGGGCGGCGTCAAGTAGCCGGTTCGAGCCTTCATTTTAGCGGATTTTAGCCGTCGGCGTCCTGCCTCGCAAAACAGTTTTTTCCAATTTCTACTATTTTTGTAGATTAAAGATGTCCGCCGATCCTTGGGGTCCGCCGCCACGGCTTTCGGTTCACCTTGGGTTGGAACGTTGCCGGGCTGGAACGCGTTCCGAATAGTCTCATACTCAAGAAGGAGCGCTATCATGAATACGATCAGGTTGAAGCACGGTATCTGGGTTTTGGTGGCCGACGGCGAAAAGGCGCTCTTCCTCAAGAATGTCGGCGACAGCAAGTATCCCAACCTTGAAGTCATACAGGTGGTGGAGCAGGAAAACCCGCCCACGCGCGAGCAAGGGACCGACAGCCCCGGCCGATACAATGACGGCCCCTCCGTGCACCGCAGCGCGGTCGAGGATACCGACTGGCACCGCATAGGCAAGGAACGCTTCGCCGACGAGATCGCCGGCCGGCTTTACAAGCTCGCCCATGGCGGCGCCTTCGACAGCATCGTTCTCGTCGCTCCGCCGATAGTGCTCGGCGCCATGCGCAAGAAGCTGCACAAGGAAGTCGAGGACAAGGTCGCGGGGGAAATTCCAAAGACGATGACCAACCACGCCATCCCTGAGATCGAGGCTCTGTTGCAGGCAGTCTGACCGCGGACGGTCCGTCGGCCAGGGAGGCGCGCACCGCGCTGGCATTCGACCGGACCGGCAGCCTTTCGGCCCGCTCGAGTATTTGTCGCCCCACCGCCGTTTTTCGCGCCCTTGCGGGTTGCGTCACCGTCGCCCTTTCCACCATATTGCGCATGAGGCGGCGGCTCCGGGCGGCGCATATCCGACATCGTCAGCTTGAAAGGCGCGCAAAACACAATGCCGCATGACACGCCCCTTATCGCCACCATCGTCGCCGGTCTGGGGCTCGCTTTCATCTTTGGCGCTCTCGCCAACCGTTTCCGCATTCCGCCGCTGGTCGGCTATCTCGTAGCCGGTGTGCTGGTCGGGCCGAACACGCCCGGCTTCGTCGCCGATGCCAGTCTTGCCAACGAACTGGCCGAAATCGGCGTCATCCTGCTGATGTTCGGCGTCGGCCTGCACTTCTCGCTGAAGGATCTTTTGTCGGTCCGCGCCATCGCCGTGCCGGGCGCGATCGTTCAGATCGGCTTTGCCACGCTGCTCGGCATCGGGCTTGCCTGGATGCTCGGCTGGTCGATGGGCGCGGGTGTGGTGTTCGGCCTGGCGCTGTCGGTGGCCTCCACCGTGGTGCTGCTGCGTGCCTTGCAGGAGCGCCGCCTGATCGAGACCGAGCGCGGCCGCATCGCCGTCGGCTGGCTGATCGTCGAGGATCTGGCCATGGTGCTGGCGCTGGTGCTGCTGCCGGCCCTTGCCGGTGTACTGGGTGGCCAGGAGCAGGCGGATGTGCACTCGAGCGGCCTGCTGTCGCTGCCGGCCAGCTACGGCATCTGGGGCGTCGTCGGCATCACGCTGGCCAAGGTCGCCGCCTTCGTCATAGTCATGCTGGTGGTCGGCCGCCGGGTCATTCCCTGGATCCTGCACTATGTCGCCTATACCGGGTCGCGCGAACTGTTCCGTCTCTCGGTGCTGGCCATTGCGCTCGGCGTCGCCTTCGGCGCGGCCAAGCTGTTTGGTGTGTCGCTCGCATTGGGCGCCTTCTTCGCCGGCATGATCATGAGCGAATCGGAGCTCAGTCACCGTGCGGCGGAAGAATCGCTGCCGCTGCGCGATGCTTTTTCAGTGCTGTTCTTCGTCTCCGTCGGCATGCTGTTCGATCCGTTCAGCCTCATTAGCAACGGACTGCCGATCCTGGCCACGCTCGCCATCATCGTCATCGGCAAGTCGCTGGCGGCGTTCGTCATCGTCGTCGCCTTCGGCTATCCCCTGGCCACAGCCTTGATGATTTCGGCCAGCCTTGCCCAGATCGGCGAATTCTCCTTCATCCTGGCGGAACTCGGCGTCGGGCTGAAACTGTTGCCCGAACAAGGGCGCGACCTGATCCTGGCCGGTGCGATCCTATCGATCGTGCTCAATCCGCTGATGTTCCTGGTCATCGACTGGATGAAGCCGTGGCTGGAGGCTCGTGCCGCCAGGACGACAGCGCCGGCGGACACAAAGCCGGTCGGTCCGGCGACCGAACCAGGC
The genomic region above belongs to Mesorhizobium sp. B4-1-4 and contains:
- a CDS encoding host attachment protein encodes the protein MNTIRLKHGIWVLVADGEKALFLKNVGDSKYPNLEVIQVVEQENPPTREQGTDSPGRYNDGPSVHRSAVEDTDWHRIGKERFADEIAGRLYKLAHGGAFDSIVLVAPPIVLGAMRKKLHKEVEDKVAGEIPKTMTNHAIPEIEALLQAV
- a CDS encoding cation:proton antiporter, producing MPHDTPLIATIVAGLGLAFIFGALANRFRIPPLVGYLVAGVLVGPNTPGFVADASLANELAEIGVILLMFGVGLHFSLKDLLSVRAIAVPGAIVQIGFATLLGIGLAWMLGWSMGAGVVFGLALSVASTVVLLRALQERRLIETERGRIAVGWLIVEDLAMVLALVLLPALAGVLGGQEQADVHSSGLLSLPASYGIWGVVGITLAKVAAFVIVMLVVGRRVIPWILHYVAYTGSRELFRLSVLAIALGVAFGAAKLFGVSLALGAFFAGMIMSESELSHRAAEESLPLRDAFSVLFFVSVGMLFDPFSLISNGLPILATLAIIVIGKSLAAFVIVVAFGYPLATALMISASLAQIGEFSFILAELGVGLKLLPEQGRDLILAGAILSIVLNPLMFLVIDWMKPWLEARAARTTAPADTKPVGPATEPGQVASVASTFQKEDGPPPKTTLTGHAILIGYGRVGSLVGAALKEAALPFLVIEDADKTLAKLKADNIETVAGNAANAEVFAAANPEGARRLILAIPNAFEAGQIVLRARAANPNINVVARAHSDAEVDHLKGLGADTVIMGEREIARGIVEEVLGNHAGQKPVRDAMAEGAGAAPIASQS